Proteins from a genomic interval of Sphingobacterium lactis:
- a CDS encoding metal-sulfur cluster assembly factor — MDRLGLAPQIEEALATVYDPELKPANILDLGLVYEIITKENRQAKIVMTLTAPACPVAGEIMNEVQQKVAAIEGIDEAIVELTFDPPWTKDMMTEEAKLELGFL; from the coding sequence ATGGATAGATTGGGCTTGGCCCCTCAGATTGAGGAAGCTTTAGCTACCGTATATGACCCTGAATTGAAACCGGCGAATATCCTGGATCTGGGATTGGTCTATGAGATTATCACCAAGGAAAACCGCCAGGCGAAAATCGTTATGACTCTAACGGCTCCGGCCTGCCCGGTTGCTGGCGAGATCATGAATGAAGTCCAGCAGAAGGTAGCTGCCATCGAGGGGATTGATGAAGCGATTGTGGAGTTGACATTTGATCCACCTTGGACCAAGGATATGATGACCGAAGAAGCGAAATTGGAATTAGGCTTTCTATAA
- the uvrC gene encoding excinuclease ABC subunit UvrC — translation MMEFDYRKELTKIPHKPGVYQYFDKDDTLIYVGKAKDLRNRVGSYFVNQTQLNSKTRVLVRKINRIAFTIVDTEIDAWLLENNLIKKHQPRYNVMLKDDKTYPWIVIKQEHFPRIFWTRKYIKDGSKYYGPYASVGMMHIILDMIRELFPLRTCNLNLAPENIAKGKYKVCLEYQIGNCKGPCEGYQSEEDYDQNLADIKDILNGKISMVTNRLKEQMHAAVEAMDFEAAHKSKVKLDKLSNYQSKSTVVSSSITNVDVFSIASEDNYAFVNFLKVVNGVVIQTQTVELKKRLDETDAELLAIAIPQIRSKFRSHSREIIVPFELDIEGNEDMRFLVPKLGDKKKLLELSLKNVAYFKKERLLQYEKLNPEIKTERVLKQMQKDLRLPVLPRHIECFDNSNIQGNYPVSAVVVFKDAKPSKKDYRHFNVKTVEGPNDFATMEEAVFRRYRRLLDEDQSLPQLIVIDGGKGQLGAALKSLKLLGIEKKVTVIGIAKRLEELFYPGDQYPLYLDKKSETLKIIQHLRDEAHRFGITFHRNQRSRKTFVSDLDNIPGVGKVSVEKLLKTFRSVKKVKEASDEELKKVLNLKQVQALRQYFADETK, via the coding sequence ATGATGGAATTTGATTACAGGAAAGAACTGACGAAAATCCCACACAAACCTGGGGTTTATCAATATTTTGATAAGGACGATACGCTGATCTATGTCGGTAAGGCAAAGGATCTGCGGAATCGGGTAGGTTCCTATTTTGTAAACCAGACCCAACTGAATAGCAAGACCCGTGTGTTGGTGCGCAAGATCAACCGGATCGCATTCACCATCGTGGATACGGAGATCGATGCCTGGTTGTTGGAAAACAACTTGATCAAAAAACACCAGCCACGATACAATGTGATGCTCAAGGATGATAAAACCTATCCTTGGATTGTCATCAAACAGGAGCATTTTCCTAGAATATTCTGGACCCGCAAATACATCAAGGATGGATCCAAGTATTACGGTCCGTATGCTTCGGTCGGGATGATGCACATCATCCTGGACATGATCCGCGAACTCTTTCCATTGCGTACCTGTAACCTGAACCTTGCCCCAGAGAATATTGCCAAAGGGAAGTACAAGGTCTGTCTGGAATATCAGATTGGCAATTGCAAGGGGCCATGCGAAGGTTACCAATCCGAGGAAGACTATGATCAGAATCTAGCCGATATCAAGGATATCCTGAATGGTAAGATTTCCATGGTCACGAATCGATTGAAAGAACAGATGCATGCTGCGGTGGAAGCCATGGATTTCGAAGCGGCGCATAAGAGCAAGGTCAAGCTGGATAAATTATCCAATTACCAGAGCAAATCTACGGTCGTTAGTTCATCCATTACCAATGTGGATGTATTCAGTATCGCTTCGGAGGACAATTACGCCTTTGTAAACTTCCTGAAAGTGGTCAATGGGGTCGTGATCCAGACGCAGACGGTAGAATTGAAGAAACGTTTGGATGAAACGGATGCCGAGCTGTTGGCTATAGCAATTCCCCAGATCCGCAGCAAATTCAGAAGCCACTCCCGTGAAATCATTGTGCCTTTTGAACTGGATATCGAGGGGAATGAGGATATGCGATTCCTGGTGCCCAAACTGGGGGATAAGAAGAAGCTCTTGGAGCTATCCCTAAAGAATGTTGCCTATTTCAAAAAGGAACGACTGCTGCAGTATGAGAAGTTGAATCCGGAGATCAAGACGGAACGCGTCCTGAAGCAGATGCAGAAGGATTTACGCCTTCCCGTTTTACCACGGCATATCGAATGTTTCGATAACTCGAATATCCAAGGGAACTATCCGGTGTCGGCAGTTGTGGTCTTTAAGGATGCCAAGCCGTCCAAAAAAGATTATCGACATTTCAACGTAAAAACCGTGGAAGGACCGAATGACTTCGCGACCATGGAGGAGGCAGTTTTCAGGCGCTACAGGCGACTGTTGGATGAAGACCAGTCCTTGCCCCAACTCATCGTGATCGACGGTGGTAAGGGCCAATTGGGGGCTGCACTGAAGAGCCTGAAGCTTTTGGGTATTGAAAAGAAAGTCACCGTGATCGGTATCGCCAAGCGGTTGGAAGAACTTTTCTATCCAGGGGATCAATATCCACTCTATCTGGACAAGAAATCCGAAACCTTAAAGATTATTCAGCATCTGCGGGATGAAGCACACCGCTTCGGGATCACCTTTCACCGAAACCAACGAAGTCGGAAGACATTTGTCTCCGACCTTGATAATATCCCAGGGGTAGGGAAGGTCTCTGTAGAGAAATTATTGAAAACATTCCGTTCGGTGAAGAAGGTTAAGGAAGCTTCCGATGAGGAACTAAAAAAAGTGCTTAACCTCAAACAGGTGCAAGCACTTCGACAATATTTTGCAGACGAGACGAAATAG
- a CDS encoding penicillin-binding protein 1A — protein sequence MKRESKSSKLTEEDVKRYSGLFWKVLIGLVLFVVVFLLSVRIGLFGKLPTFKDLENPKSNLASEILTEDNKVLGTYFVHNRSNVKYSELSPYLVQALVSTEDKRFYEHSGIDYSRTLSTVLLTLSGNKQGGSTITQQLALNLFAEKRERNSLKRIMQKLQEWITAVRLERNYTKEEIIMMYFNTVDFGAYNTFGIKSAARTYFNTTPDKLTAEQAALLVGMLKGPGVYSPVRYPENATTRRNLVLHNMFSQNFISSEEYEKFKEKPLGLKLTISNYGEGLAPYFRAVLKEEIKKEFQRLAITKPDGTPYDLDRDGLKVYTPINYKMQQYAEEAQKEWMKRLQNEFDKQWRRKNAFTGKNANLLRTGMKRSDRYRVLKAEGLSEEQIRKEFDKKVPMNLFTWKGSVDTVMSPMDSIKYTKLFLRNAMMSMEPQTGYIKAWVGGIDFEHFKYDQVKLGTRQVGSTAKPFVYAYAIDNGYGPCVSIPNHMRTYGDWTPKGTVQGGDPIQLRNAIKYSQNYASAYLISEVGAANVADLTKRMGVTSNIPNNLSIALGSYDASLFDMVGAYSAFVNQGTWVEPTMILRVEDKNGSPIYEKAPKVLKALNSETAYAMVDMLKGVVDGGTGSRLRWDPNFGGLKNPIGGKTGTTNDNSDAWFIGVTPELVTGVWTGAEDRGISFSSMQYGQGAAAAMPVFGLFMNKVYKDKDLNYTQEDFPKPPGGITRFEMNCSNYSQFWGNDPARGGETETLEEDRLGF from the coding sequence ATGAAGAGAGAATCAAAAAGTAGTAAACTGACCGAAGAGGACGTAAAACGATATTCCGGCCTTTTTTGGAAAGTTTTAATAGGGTTGGTGTTGTTTGTTGTAGTGTTCTTATTGAGTGTGAGGATTGGCTTATTTGGGAAACTTCCTACATTCAAGGATCTTGAAAATCCAAAAAGTAACTTAGCCTCAGAAATCTTAACTGAAGACAATAAGGTATTAGGTACCTATTTTGTCCACAACCGTTCGAATGTCAAGTACAGCGAGCTATCCCCGTATTTGGTGCAGGCGCTTGTATCCACGGAGGATAAGCGTTTTTATGAGCACTCAGGGATTGATTATTCCCGTACACTATCCACTGTGTTATTGACCCTTTCCGGGAATAAGCAGGGAGGTAGTACCATTACCCAGCAATTGGCCCTGAATTTATTCGCCGAAAAGCGCGAACGGAATTCCCTAAAGCGTATCATGCAGAAATTGCAGGAGTGGATTACGGCCGTTCGTTTGGAAAGAAACTATACCAAGGAGGAAATCATCATGATGTACTTCAACACGGTTGATTTCGGTGCCTACAATACATTTGGTATTAAATCCGCGGCAAGGACCTATTTCAATACCACACCTGATAAACTAACTGCCGAGCAGGCAGCTTTATTGGTGGGAATGTTAAAGGGTCCAGGTGTTTATTCACCAGTACGCTATCCCGAGAATGCAACAACCCGGAGAAATCTGGTGTTGCACAACATGTTCAGTCAAAACTTTATCAGCAGCGAAGAATACGAGAAATTTAAAGAAAAACCTCTTGGTTTGAAGTTGACCATCTCCAACTACGGCGAAGGTCTTGCTCCATATTTCCGGGCGGTTTTGAAAGAAGAAATCAAAAAGGAATTCCAGCGTTTGGCGATTACCAAACCGGATGGAACCCCTTATGATCTGGATCGTGATGGATTGAAGGTCTATACGCCGATCAACTACAAGATGCAGCAATATGCTGAAGAAGCACAAAAGGAATGGATGAAGCGCCTACAGAACGAATTTGATAAGCAATGGCGCCGCAAAAATGCCTTTACGGGTAAAAATGCAAACCTACTCCGTACGGGGATGAAACGTTCCGACCGATACCGGGTGCTGAAGGCCGAAGGGTTATCCGAAGAACAGATCCGCAAAGAATTTGACAAGAAAGTGCCTATGAACCTCTTTACCTGGAAAGGTAGCGTGGATACGGTGATGAGCCCGATGGACTCCATCAAATACACGAAGCTATTCCTGCGTAATGCGATGATGTCCATGGAGCCACAGACCGGATATATCAAGGCTTGGGTCGGTGGTATCGACTTCGAGCACTTTAAATATGACCAGGTTAAACTGGGTACACGCCAGGTGGGTTCAACTGCGAAACCATTCGTGTATGCCTATGCGATCGATAACGGATATGGACCATGTGTTTCCATCCCGAACCATATGCGTACATACGGTGATTGGACGCCAAAGGGTACCGTGCAAGGTGGTGACCCGATCCAATTACGGAATGCTATTAAATATTCGCAGAACTATGCGTCCGCATACCTCATCAGTGAGGTCGGTGCTGCCAATGTCGCTGATTTGACCAAGCGTATGGGGGTTACCTCGAATATTCCAAATAACCTGTCCATTGCGCTGGGTTCCTATGACGCCTCCCTATTTGATATGGTGGGTGCCTATTCGGCCTTCGTGAATCAGGGTACTTGGGTTGAGCCGACCATGATCCTTCGTGTTGAAGATAAGAATGGTTCGCCAATCTATGAGAAAGCGCCTAAGGTATTGAAAGCATTGAACAGTGAAACGGCCTACGCCATGGTGGATATGCTGAAAGGTGTTGTGGACGGCGGTACGGGATCCCGTTTACGCTGGGACCCGAACTTCGGTGGTTTGAAAAATCCAATCGGTGGTAAAACGGGTACCACAAACGATAACTCCGATGCGTGGTTTATCGGTGTTACACCTGAATTGGTAACCGGTGTATGGACTGGTGCGGAAGACCGTGGTATTAGTTTCAGCAGTATGCAGTACGGGCAAGGTGCCGCAGCGGCGATGCCGGTGTTCGGACTCTTCATGAACAAAGTATACAAGGATAAGGACCTCAACTATACACAAGAGGACTTCCCGAAACCGCCAGGAGGCATCACCCGATTTGAAATGAACTGCTCCAACTATTCGCAGTTCTGGGGTAATGACCCGGCTAGGGGTGGCGAAACGGAAACATTGGAAGAGGATAGGTTAGGTTTTTAG
- a CDS encoding TCR/Tet family MFS transporter, which translates to MPNTKSKAGLLFIFITVVLDSIGLGIIIPVMPALIQELIHGDLSKASSYGGWLTFSYAFTQFFFAAVLGNLSDHYGRRPVLLCSLFGFTINYLIIGFAPSIFWLFLGRLVAGITGASHTVAAAYIADVSTKENKAQNFGLLGAAFGLGFIIGPVLGGVIGHYGPRYPFFAAAGLTFLNFLYGYFIIPESLPKENRRKFHWRNANPIGSFRHLNRYPQILPLVVCIFLLNVAAHAVQSTWSYFTMEKFQWDERMVGYSLGFIGVLLTIVQAGLIRLIIPKFGIAKSIVLGLLLNCFSLFAMGTVQSTEMLFGVSVFYVFAGIAGPAIQSSISNQTPANEQGQIQGGLTCLISLTAIIGPLIMTSLFSYFTQKNGPVYLPGAPFYLGGLLALIAALIAINYFRKTKST; encoded by the coding sequence ATGCCTAACACGAAATCAAAAGCTGGACTTTTATTTATTTTCATCACCGTTGTTCTGGATTCGATCGGTCTTGGGATCATCATTCCTGTGATGCCGGCCTTGATCCAGGAGCTGATCCATGGCGACCTTAGCAAGGCCTCCTCCTACGGCGGATGGCTGACGTTCAGTTATGCATTTACGCAATTTTTCTTCGCTGCCGTCCTTGGCAACTTGAGCGACCATTACGGTCGTCGGCCCGTGCTCCTTTGTTCTTTGTTCGGATTTACCATCAATTACCTGATTATCGGATTTGCTCCGTCCATTTTCTGGCTATTCCTTGGGCGATTGGTGGCGGGAATTACCGGCGCCAGTCATACGGTTGCCGCAGCCTATATTGCCGATGTATCCACAAAGGAGAATAAGGCACAGAATTTTGGTCTACTGGGTGCAGCCTTCGGTTTGGGATTCATTATCGGTCCCGTGCTGGGCGGGGTTATTGGCCACTACGGCCCAAGGTATCCGTTCTTTGCCGCCGCGGGACTCACCTTCCTGAATTTCCTGTACGGTTATTTCATCATTCCAGAGTCGTTACCCAAGGAAAATCGACGGAAATTCCACTGGCGGAATGCCAATCCAATCGGCAGTTTCCGTCACCTCAACCGCTATCCGCAGATCTTACCCTTGGTTGTCTGTATCTTTCTGCTCAATGTAGCGGCGCATGCTGTACAGAGTACATGGTCGTATTTCACCATGGAGAAGTTCCAATGGGATGAACGGATGGTTGGCTATTCTTTAGGTTTTATTGGCGTGTTATTGACCATCGTTCAGGCCGGCCTGATCCGGTTGATCATCCCGAAATTCGGCATCGCAAAGAGTATTGTTCTGGGGCTGTTGCTGAATTGCTTCTCCCTGTTTGCAATGGGGACTGTCCAATCCACGGAGATGTTGTTTGGCGTGAGTGTTTTTTACGTTTTTGCCGGAATTGCCGGTCCAGCAATTCAAAGCTCCATTTCCAATCAGACACCGGCAAATGAACAGGGGCAAATCCAAGGAGGCTTGACCTGCCTGATCAGTCTGACGGCCATCATCGGCCCATTGATCATGACCTCGCTATTCTCCTATTTTACGCAAAAAAATGGCCCGGTATATCTACCGGGCGCACCTTTTTATCTTGGAGGTCTCCTTGCATTGATAGCCGCATTAATCGCTATCAATTACTTCAGGAAAACAAAATCAACTTAA
- the ispF gene encoding 2-C-methyl-D-erythritol 2,4-cyclodiphosphate synthase, whose amino-acid sequence MKIKVGFGFDVHQMKSGHPFVVGGVTLDHHSGAFGHSDADVLAHAICDALLGAANLEDIGYHFPNTDERWKGADSLELLKHCVKLIQDKGWSIGNIDGMLCLEAPKIKPYIPQMKENLARAAGISVDDISIKATTNEKMGFIGREEGVVAYAVCLLQKD is encoded by the coding sequence ATGAAAATTAAAGTAGGATTTGGATTTGATGTCCACCAAATGAAATCGGGACATCCATTTGTTGTTGGCGGTGTAACCTTGGACCATCATTCCGGGGCATTTGGCCATTCGGATGCCGATGTGCTGGCCCATGCCATCTGTGATGCTCTTTTGGGTGCTGCGAACCTGGAGGATATTGGCTACCACTTTCCGAATACCGATGAGCGGTGGAAAGGTGCGGATAGCTTGGAGCTGTTAAAACACTGTGTTAAACTCATCCAAGATAAAGGCTGGTCTATCGGCAATATCGATGGAATGCTGTGCCTGGAGGCCCCAAAGATTAAACCCTACATTCCCCAAATGAAGGAGAATCTGGCCCGCGCGGCTGGAATCTCTGTGGATGATATCTCCATAAAGGCCACGACGAACGAAAAGATGGGCTTTATCGGTCGGGAAGAAGGCGTTGTTGCCTATGCCGTATGCCTATTGCAGAAAGATTAA
- a CDS encoding glycogen/starch synthase → MAKTKILFITHEMSPFLELSKISEITRQLPHAMQEKGFEIRILMPRFGNINERRNRLHEVIRLSGMNIVVDNNDNPLIIKVASLPAARMQVYFLDNEEYFQRKKVFRDESGKAFEDNNERSLFFCKGALETVKKLGWSPDVVHCHGWFTAMVPAYLKTVYQDDPTFKDAKVFFSLYNEEFNGESLGTKYAELAAQEDIEADKLKEYGSGSYVDIYKGALSFTDVAIKSDADINPEILAYIKDNNIRTFAPSADDDYEAFGELYDEFVNEEVSA, encoded by the coding sequence ATGGCAAAAACGAAAATCTTGTTTATAACCCATGAAATGTCGCCTTTCCTTGAACTTAGTAAAATTTCTGAAATTACACGCCAGTTACCACATGCAATGCAGGAAAAAGGATTCGAGATTCGGATTCTAATGCCTCGTTTTGGTAATATCAATGAGCGCAGAAATCGTCTACATGAAGTGATAAGGTTGTCGGGAATGAACATTGTGGTGGACAATAATGATAATCCGCTAATTATTAAAGTGGCATCCTTGCCAGCGGCAAGAATGCAAGTGTACTTCTTGGATAACGAAGAGTACTTCCAGCGGAAAAAAGTATTTCGTGATGAGTCTGGAAAAGCATTTGAAGACAATAACGAACGTTCATTGTTCTTCTGTAAAGGCGCCTTGGAAACCGTTAAGAAGTTAGGTTGGTCACCGGATGTGGTACATTGCCACGGCTGGTTTACAGCGATGGTACCAGCATACCTGAAAACCGTTTACCAGGACGATCCTACATTCAAGGATGCGAAAGTGTTCTTCTCGTTGTACAACGAAGAGTTCAATGGCGAATCCTTGGGTACCAAGTATGCTGAATTGGCAGCACAGGAAGATATCGAAGCCGACAAATTGAAGGAGTATGGGTCAGGTAGCTATGTAGACATCTATAAGGGAGCACTTTCCTTTACGGACGTAGCTATAAAATCGGACGCTGACATCAACCCGGAAATATTGGCCTATATCAAGGATAATAACATCCGTACCTTTGCGCCTTCCGCAGATGATGACTATGAAGCATTTGGCGAACTGTATGATGAGTTCGTGAATGAAGAAGTCTCCGCGTAA
- the panC gene encoding pantoate--beta-alanine ligase has product MKIVRTKQELQDVLEPLRQQKKVITLIPTMGALHEGHLSLINFAKPRTDITVCSIFVNPTQFNDPKDLEKYPRPIENDIALLESVACDILFLPEVSEMYPANDTPWHIDLGQLDHIWEGEHRPGHFQGVTQIVYKLFKLVEPDQACFGQKDFQQVMVIQRMVEIKELPVQLLICPTVRSEKGLALSSRNARLSEQGKADALTLSAALRYIKEQIGTKEIPEILEEAKGLIAANPNVELEYLGICETSTLEPVTSLTPNKEYVALIAAWVEKVRLIDNILLSH; this is encoded by the coding sequence GTGAAAATAGTTCGCACCAAGCAGGAGCTCCAAGATGTCTTGGAACCCCTACGTCAACAGAAAAAGGTCATCACCCTGATCCCTACCATGGGCGCCCTGCATGAAGGACACCTTTCCCTAATCAACTTCGCGAAGCCACGCACCGACATTACAGTCTGCAGCATCTTCGTCAATCCCACACAGTTCAACGACCCCAAGGACCTGGAGAAATACCCACGTCCCATTGAGAACGATATCGCATTGCTAGAATCTGTAGCCTGTGATATCTTGTTCCTGCCTGAGGTTTCCGAAATGTATCCCGCAAACGATACGCCATGGCATATCGACTTGGGCCAATTGGACCACATCTGGGAGGGCGAACACCGTCCCGGTCACTTTCAGGGCGTAACCCAGATTGTCTATAAATTGTTCAAGCTGGTGGAACCGGATCAGGCCTGTTTTGGACAGAAGGATTTTCAACAGGTTATGGTGATCCAACGCATGGTGGAAATCAAGGAACTGCCTGTACAACTATTGATCTGCCCGACGGTCCGCAGTGAAAAAGGATTGGCACTAAGCTCCAGAAACGCTCGCCTTTCCGAACAGGGCAAAGCAGATGCCTTGACCTTATCCGCCGCCTTGCGGTACATTAAGGAACAGATCGGCACGAAGGAGATTCCCGAAATATTGGAAGAAGCCAAGGGGTTGATCGCGGCGAATCCCAACGTGGAACTGGAGTACCTCGGCATTTGTGAGACGAGTACGCTGGAACCGGTAACCAGCTTGACCCCAAATAAAGAATATGTTGCCCTTATTGCGGCATGGGTAGAAAAAGTACGTTTAATAGACAATATATTACTTTCCCATTAG
- the panD gene encoding aspartate 1-decarboxylase, translating to MMIEVMKSKIHRARVTQAELNYVGSITIDQDLMDAADIIANERVQIVNNNNGARLETYVIPGERGTGTICLNGAAARLVQVGDIVIIISYALMEREEARAHQPLLVFPDEHNKIV from the coding sequence ATGATGATAGAAGTAATGAAATCAAAAATTCATAGAGCCCGTGTTACGCAGGCTGAATTGAATTACGTAGGCAGCATCACGATCGATCAAGACTTAATGGATGCCGCTGATATAATTGCTAATGAACGAGTACAGATTGTAAACAACAACAATGGGGCGAGACTGGAAACCTACGTTATTCCCGGCGAACGCGGCACAGGTACCATCTGTTTGAATGGTGCAGCAGCACGCTTGGTCCAGGTTGGCGATATCGTGATCATAATTTCTTACGCGCTTATGGAGCGTGAAGAAGCTAGAGCGCATCAGCCCCTTCTTGTATTCCCGGATGAGCACAATAAAATTGTATAA
- a CDS encoding TonB-dependent receptor, translating to MKLHFIRVTLIIICLFMGGEFAMAQIQGHVVNDKKEPIANATVQLEGTKVGTSTDSLGYFNLDLHGQQAKNLSIRAVGYQPLRKGMQDINPQEPLQFMLYEDNLNLNEVVVSASRYGMERKKAPVIVNVLSPKLFNATQSVAMSETLNYQPGVRVENNCQNCGFTQVRLNGMEGAYSQILINSRSVFSALNSVYGLDQIPTSMIDRIEVVRSGGSALFGANAIAGTINIITKDPVENDWQLKSTNSIIDGQSWDNTIDFNTSYVDNDLQSGVTFYGMHRKREAYDANGDGFSEMTKLKNLTFGTKAFYKPNDYNKITLDLSVLNEFRRGGDKLDEAPHFSEITEQLRTNSFIAGLTYDLYSKDFKHKLSLYSSAQFTDRESYYGGLGGGRTHLDSLTAANAYGNTDDFAMVAGAQYTYNFERDVITAGLEYSNNHTKDKIPGYQRLIDQNTQGLGAYAQYEWNLLDNLKSLLGGRYDYIYVDGTYKLAGRDRSSTESFGTFSPRFTLLYDITDYLQFRGGYARGFRAPQAFNEDMHVTSIGGQQVFVLIGENLKTEYSNAYTGSLNFTKNFGSVQTSLLVEGFYTDLKNPFTTIMTSEEESLIIKEMRNGTGAKVYGSNIELNVAPSAKYSFQMGGTIQRSEYKDAQLLYEGETAAENISSKRFVRTPNSYGYLNANWKPITAFSLDITGIYTGSMIVPHLFEGENMTLKNSPEFFEANFRLGYTFALKKDLNVELFGGIQNVFNAFQKDFDRGALRDSDYIYGPSKPRTFTFGVKIGHFH from the coding sequence ATGAAACTTCACTTCATCAGGGTTACCCTGATCATTATATGCTTATTTATGGGCGGCGAATTTGCTATGGCCCAAATTCAAGGACATGTCGTAAACGACAAAAAAGAGCCCATTGCGAACGCTACAGTGCAATTGGAGGGCACCAAAGTCGGTACCTCAACCGATAGCTTGGGTTATTTTAATCTAGATTTACATGGACAACAGGCGAAGAACCTATCCATCCGAGCAGTCGGGTACCAACCCTTAAGAAAGGGAATGCAGGACATCAACCCGCAAGAACCCCTACAGTTCATGTTATACGAGGACAACCTCAACCTCAACGAGGTGGTTGTAAGCGCCAGCCGCTACGGGATGGAGCGCAAGAAAGCGCCTGTCATTGTCAATGTACTGAGCCCGAAACTGTTCAATGCAACGCAGTCCGTGGCAATGTCGGAAACATTGAATTACCAACCTGGTGTGCGCGTCGAGAACAATTGCCAGAACTGTGGATTTACGCAGGTACGATTAAACGGCATGGAGGGCGCTTATTCCCAAATCCTGATCAATAGCCGATCGGTTTTCAGTGCGCTGAACAGCGTCTATGGTTTGGATCAGATTCCCACCAGCATGATCGACCGCATCGAAGTCGTGCGCAGTGGAGGTTCTGCCCTATTCGGTGCTAATGCCATCGCCGGGACCATCAATATCATCACCAAGGATCCGGTGGAAAATGATTGGCAGCTGAAATCAACAAATTCCATCATCGATGGACAATCCTGGGACAATACCATCGACTTCAACACTTCCTACGTGGATAACGACCTGCAATCGGGTGTGACCTTCTATGGTATGCACCGCAAGCGTGAAGCTTACGATGCCAACGGAGATGGGTTTTCGGAGATGACCAAACTGAAGAACCTCACCTTCGGTACAAAGGCTTTTTATAAACCGAATGATTACAACAAGATCACGTTGGACTTGAGTGTGCTGAACGAGTTCCGTCGTGGTGGTGACAAATTGGATGAGGCGCCACATTTTTCCGAAATTACCGAACAATTGCGCACCAACTCTTTTATCGCTGGATTGACCTATGACTTGTATTCGAAGGATTTCAAACATAAGTTGTCCCTTTACAGTTCAGCCCAATTTACCGACCGGGAGAGCTACTATGGGGGCCTCGGCGGCGGAAGAACCCATCTGGACAGCCTAACAGCGGCCAATGCCTATGGAAATACGGATGATTTCGCGATGGTTGCCGGTGCGCAGTACACCTATAATTTTGAGCGGGATGTTATCACAGCCGGCTTGGAATACAGCAACAATCATACAAAGGATAAAATTCCAGGCTATCAACGACTGATCGACCAAAATACGCAAGGATTGGGCGCGTATGCGCAGTATGAATGGAATTTATTGGATAACCTAAAGTCGCTACTGGGGGGCCGTTATGACTACATCTACGTGGATGGCACCTATAAATTGGCCGGACGCGACCGCAGTTCTACAGAGAGTTTCGGAACATTCAGTCCACGATTCACTTTGCTCTATGATATCACGGACTATCTTCAATTCCGTGGTGGCTATGCACGAGGATTTCGTGCACCGCAGGCCTTTAACGAGGACATGCACGTCACGTCCATTGGTGGACAGCAAGTATTCGTGCTGATTGGTGAAAACCTGAAAACAGAATATTCTAATGCCTATACGGGATCACTGAACTTTACCAAAAATTTCGGGTCGGTACAGACCAGTCTATTGGTAGAAGGTTTCTACACCGACTTGAAAAACCCATTCACGACCATTATGACTTCTGAGGAAGAAAGCCTGATCATCAAAGAAATGCGGAACGGTACAGGAGCCAAGGTATATGGATCGAACATCGAGCTGAACGTGGCACCATCTGCCAAATACAGCTTCCAAATGGGCGGAACGATCCAAAGATCGGAATATAAGGATGCTCAACTGCTCTATGAAGGAGAAACAGCAGCGGAAAACATCAGCAGTAAACGATTTGTCCGCACGCCCAACAGCTATGGCTACTTAAACGCCAATTGGAAACCGATCACGGCTTTTTCGCTGGACATCACCGGAATCTATACCGGTAGCATGATCGTACCGCATCTCTTTGAGGGAGAAAATATGACCCTAAAAAACTCACCGGAATTCTTTGAAGCCAATTTCCGCTTGGGCTATACGTTCGCGCTGAAAAAAGATCTGAATGTCGAACTGTTTGGTGGCATTCAGAATGTGTTCAATGCATTCCAGAAAGATTTTGATCGGGGTGCGCTACGGGATTCCGATTACATTTATGGACCTTCAAAACCGCGGACATTTACCTTCGGTGTTAAAATTGGCCACTTTCACTAA